A region of the Yarrowia lipolytica chromosome 1C, complete sequence genome:
GCTCGCACATagctgtcacgtgacttgcTCCCTGGCTCACTCTCCCGCCGGTTGCTACGTCCGAGGCAGTGTTAACTGAGTACctgtgtactgtatgtactgtaggaCTTGTACTGGCTTCCCCAGTCCGTGTCTCACCGGTGCTTCCAAACTGCGCGTCAAATGGTGGACTGAGACAtgaagtggtggtgactCTTGGGAAGGCGGGTGGCCAAACTTTCGGGGTGGTAGGGCCGATTACGACTCCCACAGGACTCTCTCCACGAAATTCAAATGGTGAAAATTTTGAAAACAAAGATCGAAACCTTGAAGATCTTTGCGGGGTCCAAACATGGAGCGGTGTTGCTGGATATGGGGATCGTGGGGCCTTGGGCGGTTCCATAGCAACCTCCGAGAGCTCTCTCAGAGCACTCAATGCagctcctcttctctccgTCGCATCACGGCTGCAGAACATCGGTCTAGTGTGTCTcagtgtgtgtgtttcaGTCCTTCGATGAGGTGCAGCCACTCCGATGACGAAAATACGGAGGCTGAGTCTAAGAATGAAGATGGAATGAGAGATCAAGCTGGAAGGCGGATGATGGTCGCTGGTGACGGGGCTGGCTTCGAGACCATGGTTGTTGGGGACGGGGCTGGAAGAGGGAcggtgctggagctgcgGTTGGAAGCGGTATGGTGAGGATCGAATACTCGTGCTTTTACCGGTGCTGTACGCACTGACTTGCACCTCTCCGTCATACTCTCAACTCCGGCTCTCTTCGGAGGTCACGTGCGGTACCTACATGGCCAGGCACCACGAGACTTTGAAAGAGCAAGAGAGATGACGTGAGATGGGAGCAAGCCTGACGAGTTGCTACCAGAATACGAGCAAGCAGAGAAAGCAACCGTTGCTGTCTGGTACGAGGTACCTGGACGTCATTCCGAGCGTCTCTGACCCCGTCTCGCGGTTATGTCAACTCCCCTCCCTCTTGTCCTCCAACACTGCACGGCTTTTTAGTTTTTCGGCGATCGGCACAGGACCTGACTCAACTGGGCACTCCACAAACCCAGCGACAGACACGCTCCAAAACACGTCCAACTCTATCACTTGTCGTCGACCTGTGACGCTTTCCGCCGCGCGCTGTGAGTTATTACTGCTTTGGGAGCCGTCACGAGAATGGTCCAGACAGAAGGCGGTTAAAGAGAGCGGCTGCCGGTCAACCTGTTGGAGAGAGTAGTTGCGGAAATCTGGGGGGTCTAAGACTTGTTGCTCCAAGAATCCGCACCCGACCAGTCCAAAGCCGCTCGTCCGCCATCTTGGCGACTTTTGGTGTTTGGCGCGCTTGCTCTATCCTGGCTCTCTCTTTCGGGTCCTCACGATGTCCCATGTTTTTCCGATTTATGCCGAGGCTCGCTTTATCTCGCACTATCAAAGTTTGGGGGCCAACTGTAGTGGGTTCGAGTTTCCATcgtgttgttttttggatGGTAATTGCACTACAGTTGAGTACTCTTGCGAGTGAGAGACGGGAATCATTTCACAGATAGACAAGAGTCCATTCGGTTGTAGATCTGATACCATTTTTCCATCGGAGGTATCTACATCAACTTTGGTAgttgtacatacttgcaTTGTAGAGGTAGAAGTACTTGTTTGAATGAGACTTGACAAATGATTTTATACGGTACgatattgtacaagtacttgacATTGTTTTGCTGGTCTGCCTGAAACCGCTTGACGCCTTCCGTATTTTCCCTCAATTGACGCCTTTTGGAACAGCTATTTGGGATGCGAATACTCGATCAAGCATGGCATTCTGGATGGGAACATATATGGGCCGAGGAACAAAAAGGATATGagaggaagaagcagcTACAGTCCAAgtgcaagtgcaagtatCTGTTCTTCCTCCACTTCTCAAAATCGACCTCCACGAACGATACGCAACTTTTACAAGATATATTGTACCCACAGTCCTCGCTTTGACCATACAAGACTGAATGTCAGGTGGTATATCAAACCTCTGAAAACTGATGGGGCCAGTGTTGAACTCATCTGTCGCGCAACCCACACGTTTTTGACCCCGATGCTCCAACTACATAGGAGCTATAAGTATGTATTGAACATACGTACAGTAACAGTACGACGTAAAACAGAGAAGGAAAGCAGAAGGAAGTAAGATCGCACTATGGATCTTTCAAATTCAACTGTCATTATTGGGTGTAGAACCATCCACCCAATTGAACCGACTCATACTATTCTCCGGCGGTCGCTTAGAGTCAGCCGTCTTGATCTCATGGTCAACCGTCTGGCGGGCAGTAGCTCCTCTGGCAAGTCAACAACATTTTAATCAGATACAGTCGATCCATCTTAGCGGCATGATCTGAAGCAGTTACGTCATAGTCATCGTATGTTACGTTCTTCACAAACACTAGGAACATGTAGCCTTCCAGCGAGTaatcttctccacgtcGACCACCAACGGAGTACGCTTGAATGATCCTGCCAGAATGAGATATATATCCATTGGCGACATCAATCCCGTAACATTCCAAATATCCAACAATCACCACCTATTCGCTCGTGCGTTTCTTCACGTGCATTTCTTATTCCGAAATGGATTATCTCGCATAATCTCGCATATCGAAACTTGGCGCAGACAAGCCAGACAACCTACCATTGTTCAGTTGAACCCAGAACGCCCCAAGAATTGTAGAAGGTATCCAGTAAGGTAATACTGGCCAATTCCTCACATAGAGAGGAGAGGAGCCTGCTTggtcgtagacgagatgtccatcctgTACTTCCAACCAAAAACGCTTACCACTACTGCTGCTGACAACACATACAGTCTAGTACCTACTGTCTCCCAAACTCCAGCACCCTATCCACATTGCTTTGTGATCCTCAACAGCATATCGGAAACTGATTCtgtcatctccatcaactGGACCcgctccatctcctccggGGGTGTGTCGGACAAATCATCGTGAGGCAGCAAAGAGGATGATTGGTGCGAGTATCACCACTTTCCTTGTACTTTTGTGAACTATCAAGGGCTCTTCCAGACTCCGAAGTTCGTCTCGGTCCATGGGCTATTCCAGACTCTGAAGTTCGACTCGGTCCAAGGGCTATTCTAGACTATGAACTTCGCCTCGGTCCGACAATTTAGACGATACTGCTCCTATTAGGCCTGCTCAAGGCACATACGCACACTCTCTTCCGTTACCGCGATCCGCAGATGGGCTCTACAAACAAACCAAGTTGAAATTCACACAGGACAGCACATGTTCACCACTTTTCTGAGAAGTCGTCTTTTGGAGTCGCATCCCTTCACCCATTGTCAGTGATGATCACCAAGACACCCCCAGTCAATATCCGAGGGGCCAACGTCTGCCGTCGGCTTTCTGAAGCCGACCCTAGAAAAAGCTGGACCGTCATTATTCATGTCTCTATGGAGTCAAGCCTGGGTTGTTTCAGCCGAGGTCTTTGTTTCTGCCGCCTGCTGCCTCGCTTTACTTGCCGTCGATATCTCGAACCCTACCTACATATCAGAAATCAGAGAGAACATAAGCGaccagaaaagaaaaaggaaCCCAACTGCTGTGCAATTGGAAGCAATGACAACcgagagattcgaactctcgcctccgaagagaccaggaTATTGATTCAGTCACCTGAACCTGGCGCCTTAGACCACTCGGCCAGGTTGCCCTTTTGCTGATGACTAAGATAAAGTTGCCAAGGAGATGTAAATTCGgattaaaaaaaatgtaatgaatcattagaataaaaaaaacaacaacaaaagaAACAACAACCAATTAATGAAgcattagaataaaaaaagtGAACCAGCGAACACGAATGCCATGCGCCCTTCTGAAAAACAGAAGCCGAATCCGATTTGTGGGTATAGCATTGTCTTTAGGCTTAAGTAGCCGAGAAGTATTTCCCTAGaacaaaaataaataccaataaataaaaaaaataaaaaaaataaaaaaataaaaaagatGAAAAACTAGTTTTTTCCTGCATCGTATCAAGTAAGAGTAAATGACATGGAAATGGACTGCAAGTAGTTGAAGTTCACTCGCCCCCGCAGTCCGTAAATCTTTTGTTGGACACAAGACTCGACGTAGACGATGTATAGGACATAATACTCAGACATCCTGCGACGGAGAAATCGGTCTTAGAATAAGTATATAAGTCAAGAGTCTACAGGCTCATTAAATGGGCTTTGACCGGATACACTatgctgtacagtacatacagtagccaAAGTAACCTCCTCTAGTTATGGGTATTACGAACAAACAATCTGGTAATGGCATGGAGAAGGGAAATTCTGGTGTAGTAATTCAAATAAAACATGTGTCGGTTCAAAAGAAACCCTGGATAGCCCCCAAAAGACACTTTCTTGGGTGCTTCTGCCCAATGGGTATCTACAAAGTGACATCATCTCAGCTCTATGGGTATCTACAGAGTGCGTGCCATCAACTCGACCAATTCTCATCCGATCGAAACGGGGACTTGACCACTGTAATTAAATTGGTTTTATATCTATATCTGTCTCTTTAAAATACCTTTGTTTATTCTCGATCACATTCTACCCATCTGAACTGGACCCACGTTAGATTCCCCAGTTTGGTGATACTATCTGCCAaaagtttttttttaattttttttttatttaataTATGGATCAGGACCGGGAAGTTCCGAAATCAAGGAACAAAATCGAGCAACAGACTGAATTGTACTGTTCAAACtccctttttttcacaCAACGGTTCGTCCCTTCCCATATCCCATATGAGTATGATGTCATCCCAtcccatcaccaccatATCAAACTCTTCTCCACAGAGTTACCCTACCGTATGCagaccaccatcaccactgtGCAACCCAACTAGCCAGTGCACCAGTACAACACACGACACCGtacagacacaaaaccacccaCTTGCGGACATCAGCAGTGGAGCATTCGTGACACGTGGCATTTGTGATTGTTCCTCGACTGCGGATCAAGCGTTCGACAAAGACTACATCCTCCTACACGTCAGATTGTGAATCCGTGAGTCAATAACACTGACAACATGTGACTCCACCGAGGTCGTtcaactaacacagacacagacagagaacCAACAGTGGCGATAGAACGACAGTGAACGCGATAACTGAGACGACACGACTACGACACCGAAGACGACACACGACACTCACCACGACAAACATACAGGATCTGTTTGTGCTCAACAACACGACTAATCACACTCCAGCATGTCAATCGAATTACGGTCCCCATACTCGGGGTCGCTCAAGGAGTGCATTCAGGATCTGGTGGTGCGGTTCATCATCAACGTCCCCAAAGAAGACCTGCAGACGATCGAACGAATCTTCTTCCAGATCGAAGAGGCCCAATGGTACTACGAGGACTTTGTGCGAGAACTCAACCCCAAGCTGCCCTCCCTAAAGATGCCCAAGTTCGCTCAACAcatctacgagtactgcCCCCAGCTGTGGAACATCAAAGACATCAAGTCGTCAATCAAGACCTTCAGAGACTACAAGCTCGCCATTCCAGTGTGCGGAGCTATCATCATGACGCCCAAAATGAACAAGATTCTTCTTGTGCAGGCCTACGACGGAAACTCGTGGGGTTTTCCCAGAGGAAAGATTGGCAAGGACGAATCTAAGGAAGAATGCGCAGTACGAGAAGTGTACGAGGAAATTGGCTTCGATATTTCGCCTTACCTCAAACCCGACAAGTACGTGGACATTAGAATGAAGGGCAAGGACTTCCGGCTGTATTTAGTGAGAGGTGTACCTCAGGATACCGTGTTTGAGACACAGACTCGAAAGGAAATTTCGAAGATCGAATGGCGTGATCTCAAGAGTATGCCTGGATATGCCCGAAAGAAGGGCTCCTCCAACCATTTCTTCATGGTCACCCCCTTTGTGCCTGGGCTGTTGAAGTTCATTGCCCAGGAGAAGGGTCTGGAGGTCAATGACGTGGGAGAAACCGACAATGTGGGCGAGACTGATGCTACAGAGTCAGCAGTGGAGCCTGCCAACCCCACACCTGAACCCGTTAACCAGATGTACAACCAAAACCAGAACTCAACCCCTGCCCCTCCTTCAAACCTGCCGTTTGCTCCCCCTCCTTTCTTTGGCAACTTTGGCCCTACTCCCTTTGCACCACCCGGTTTTGGACCTCCCCAAGGCTTCCCCATGCCATTCATGGGTGCTCCAGGACCCGGTATGCCTCCTCCCGCTCAGTTTTCCCAGTTCCAGCAGATGCCCCAGTTTCAGGAGTTTCAAGAGGAGCtccaagaagctgttggAGAGCCGGAACCTGTTCAGGAAGTTGCTGCCGAGGTGGCAAAGCCTGTCGAGCCTGTGGTTACACCCAGGGccccccctcctccttcccagctgctgctggaaggTGCGCTTCGTGCTAGAAAGAGAGACATGTCCAATGCTCACTCTTTGCTGAGCACGCTGAGATCAGGAGGCCGCGCATCTTCTCCCGGTGCCAGCCATATGAACGCAAACGCTTCCTCGGGCAAAGCAGAGTCGCTCATGGCTCTACTTAACAACCCTGCTTCTTCCAGCAAGCCGGTTGTTCGGGATCTCGACTCTACCAAGCCCAAGGCCTCTTCTGGCCTGTTGGCTCTTCTGAATACTCAACCCAAGCCTCCtcagaaggaggagaagaagactaAGCCCAGTGATGCTCTTCTTGGCTTGTTGACTAAATCCAAATCGACAGATTCAGAACCCGAAACCCAGGTGAACACACGCGTGCCTTCTCAGGTTCCCAGTCCTAGCAACGGTTCCGCTGAAGTGACCAACCTCAACCCTGTTCACACCCAG
Encoded here:
- a CDS encoding uncharacterized protein (Compare to YALI0C13310g, weakly similar to uniprot|P53550 Saccharomyces cerevisiae YNL118c PSU1 suppressor protein of a yeast pet mutant, similar to Saccharomyces cerevisiae DCP2 (YNL118C); ancestral locus Anc_2.155), which encodes MSIELRSPYSGSLKECIQDLVVRFIINVPKEDLQTIERIFFQIEEAQWYYEDFVRELNPKLPSLKMPKFAQHIYEYCPQLWNIKDIKSSIKTFRDYKLAIPVCGAIIMTPKMNKILLVQAYDGNSWGFPRGKIGKDESKEECAVREVYEEIGFDISPYLKPDKYVDIRMKGKDFRLYLVRGVPQDTVFETQTRKEISKIEWRDLKSMPGYARKKGSSNHFFMVTPFVPGLLKFIAQEKGLEVNDVGETDNVGETDATESAVEPANPTPEPVNQMYNQNQNSTPAPPSNLPFAPPPFFGNFGPTPFAPPGFGPPQGFPMPFMGAPGPGMPPPAQFSQFQQMPQFQEFQEELQEAVGEPEPVQEVAAEVAKPVEPVVTPRAPPPPSQLLLEGALRARKRDMSNAHSLLSTLRSGGRASSPGASHMNANASSGKAESLMALLNNPASSSKPVVRDLDSTKPKASSGLLALLNTQPKPPQKEEKKTKPSDALLGLLTKSKSTDSEPETQVNTRVPSQVPSPSNGSAEVTNLNPVHTQEVIHSPASSTSAIASPANPSPGPLVNPSPVYPAQSLQSPNPVGTQVSSPNPQTYPNNPGYPNSASTSGLISSVPSEVDMLRLVSPQGATPQGTTPLPISEAELVASLTSQVSSPQIGTPLTEQDLIRSLQSQSATQLQAQLEGTSEGGDGLGLKADGGSGNGLLSSMGHLHMPSQPTSEYVSEVESVPPALAPKPVRAVPKPLSEADLISHLKAQKLDDDDSDMSRDIRDIDAGFGRDSSRSRELREESRHRKSRDSPREVTKASPVSSQLDAELLALLKPSTPPLPSTKTEDNELMGLLKGGSEWRPRKSAKPKSEHKPKVEVQTNQPVNELMSLLKSPSAVSSTTATPTTPHPNPVPVQAVQSGSSELLSMLKGNQQQQPHYQQQKAQHQPLAQPKNELLDMLKGSGPSEVQSPVQPQPPQSSQQPNELLQMLKDAGSGGSPAPVQQPAFQDPAIVQQSKPSASGSLLSLLNRGK